The Sulfitobacter sp. S223 genome has a window encoding:
- a CDS encoding FAD-dependent monooxygenase, giving the protein MDNPPVTAILSDMKFDTDIAIVGGGLNGPALALALASSGLKVTVIDALPKAPRKADDFDGRSYALALTSVRLLESIGLWEAVADNAQPMLEIKVTDGRAGEGTSPFFMHFDHAEIEEGPMGHMVEDRHLRRALMDAVDANSHIEVLNSTEVTAQDADLTGITLTLASGKQLRARLCVGADGRTSGTAERAGIKRTGWAYGQTALVCAVAHEMPHSGIAHQFFMPPGPLAILPLTGNRSSIVWSESTENAARIHALDDEAYLEVLRPRFGDFLGDITLAGARYTYPLNLSLAHEMVAPRVALVGDSAHGVHPIAGQGLNAGFRDIAALSEVIVDAQRRGEDFGSGVAMARYQEWRRFDNASLALATDSFNRLFSNDNTFVRMARDIGMGIISALPGLRRTFIREAAGLNGDLPRLMRGLPL; this is encoded by the coding sequence ATGGACAATCCCCCCGTGACAGCCATATTGAGCGATATGAAATTTGATACAGATATCGCGATTGTCGGCGGCGGACTTAACGGCCCTGCCCTTGCCCTTGCTCTGGCGTCGAGTGGCCTGAAAGTCACCGTCATTGACGCGCTTCCGAAAGCGCCGCGAAAGGCTGACGACTTTGACGGGCGATCGTACGCATTGGCGCTCACGTCAGTCCGGCTGCTCGAAAGTATCGGGCTATGGGAAGCAGTTGCAGACAACGCCCAGCCTATGCTGGAGATCAAGGTAACAGATGGACGCGCCGGTGAAGGAACTTCGCCCTTCTTCATGCACTTTGATCACGCGGAAATCGAAGAAGGCCCAATGGGCCATATGGTCGAAGACCGCCACCTGCGTCGCGCCCTGATGGACGCGGTAGATGCAAACAGCCATATCGAGGTTCTGAATAGCACAGAAGTGACAGCACAAGATGCCGACTTAACGGGCATCACACTAACACTTGCGTCGGGCAAACAACTGCGGGCACGGCTGTGCGTCGGGGCGGATGGACGGACATCAGGCACAGCGGAACGTGCAGGTATCAAAAGGACGGGATGGGCATACGGCCAGACCGCCCTTGTCTGTGCTGTTGCCCATGAAATGCCCCACAGCGGAATCGCGCATCAGTTCTTCATGCCCCCCGGCCCCCTTGCAATCTTGCCACTCACCGGCAACCGCAGCTCGATCGTCTGGTCCGAAAGCACCGAGAACGCCGCGCGCATACATGCACTGGATGATGAAGCTTATCTAGAAGTCCTGCGCCCACGCTTTGGTGACTTTCTGGGAGATATCACACTTGCCGGAGCACGCTACACCTATCCCCTGAACCTATCGCTCGCGCATGAGATGGTGGCACCTCGCGTGGCGCTCGTAGGTGACAGCGCCCACGGCGTACACCCCATCGCCGGCCAAGGTCTGAATGCCGGTTTTCGCGATATTGCAGCACTTAGCGAGGTTATCGTGGATGCACAGCGGCGTGGTGAAGATTTCGGTTCCGGCGTTGCGATGGCGCGCTATCAGGAATGGCGTCGCTTTGATAACGCCTCTCTTGCGCTTGCCACTGACAGCTTCAACCGCTTGTTTTCAAACGACAACACGTTCGTTCGTATGGCACGCGATATTGGAATGGGAATCATCAGCGCACTACCCGGCTTGCGGCGGACTTTCATACGCGAGGCGGCTGGACTGAATGGTGATTTGCCACGACTAATGCGCGGCCTGCCCCTTTAG
- a CDS encoding DNA translocase FtsK → MAYQTRQREPLIDSTTAEAIEKRGKELLGVVLVVLGVMAAMMIGSYTPDDPNWMLATDAPAQNWLGRMGASLAAPLFMIVGWGAWGLAIVLLVWGARFALHRGQDRAMGRLIFAPIAVAFGAIYAATLTPGAEWLQTHSFGLGGLFGDTVMGVILTVLPIGSTFTVKLMSLVMGLVILGMGAFVLGFTKSELSRFARFLLVGTIMAYATLMNVLGRGASGAVGMAQNLQAKQSERREHRRSEAEQLAAEARAQAQVAPAAARGSPLVASRAAPVEDHWADDNGDHAPAPHAKGGLLARMPGLIKRPDAMPEPELVEPYQDAVVDDVPDTDRIKTKISDVIKNRVRTTNAVHVPATAPLTRGRGRGPDPLILNTSRAEPPLTAHSSPAPLPAEPQLTARITNAVASAASRAIPTAPPAPDYADAGPMEDLTEDYTADEANIFVEQEAMEEAAYDEPAVVAPVAAAPQIPVAEPKRVVMPMMRKPVPQSKQAKAEAQPALSFDETHAGFELPPLSLLESPDSVSRLHLSDEALEENARMLETVLDDYGVKGEIVAVRPGPVVTMYELEPAPGLKASRVIGLADDIARSMAALSARVSTVPGRSVIGIELPNENREKVVLREILSSRDFGDGNQNLPLALGKDIGGEPVVANLAKMPHLLIAGTTGSGKSVAINTMILSLLYKLTPQECRMIMIDPKMLELSVYDGIPHLLSPVVTDPKKALVALKWTVGEMEDRYRKMSKMGVRNIEGYNGRVKEALAKGEMFSRTVQTGFDEDTGEPIFETEENTPVALPYIVVIVDEMADLMMVAGKEIEACIQRLAQMARASGIHLIMATQRPSVDVITGTIKANFPTRISFQVTSKIDSRTILGEMGAEQLLGMGDMLYMAGGSKIVRCHGPFVSDEEVEEIVNHLKQFGEPDYVSGVVEGPPEDKEADIDTVLGLNTGGNTDGEDALYDTAVQVVIRDRKCSTSYIQRKLAIGYNKAARLVEQMEDEGLVSPANHVGKREILVPEQG, encoded by the coding sequence ATGGCATATCAGACACGACAGCGCGAACCGCTGATAGATAGCACCACAGCGGAAGCGATTGAAAAGCGCGGCAAGGAATTGCTTGGCGTAGTGCTGGTGGTGCTGGGCGTGATGGCCGCCATGATGATCGGCAGCTACACACCCGACGATCCCAACTGGATGCTGGCCACTGATGCTCCGGCGCAGAACTGGCTTGGCCGGATGGGGGCCTCCCTCGCTGCGCCGCTGTTCATGATTGTGGGCTGGGGTGCATGGGGTTTGGCGATCGTCTTGCTGGTATGGGGCGCGCGTTTTGCTCTGCATCGCGGACAGGATCGTGCCATGGGTCGCCTGATTTTCGCGCCGATTGCCGTAGCTTTTGGTGCGATCTATGCCGCGACACTCACCCCCGGCGCGGAATGGTTGCAAACGCATAGCTTTGGTCTGGGTGGTCTGTTCGGTGATACTGTCATGGGCGTTATCCTGACGGTGCTGCCGATCGGATCGACCTTTACGGTCAAATTGATGTCGCTGGTGATGGGGCTGGTGATCTTGGGAATGGGGGCTTTTGTCCTTGGCTTCACAAAATCCGAGCTTTCTCGGTTTGCGCGCTTTTTGCTGGTGGGGACCATCATGGCCTACGCCACATTGATGAACGTTTTGGGGCGTGGCGCCTCTGGTGCGGTCGGGATGGCGCAAAATCTACAAGCAAAGCAGTCGGAACGCCGCGAACATCGCCGCTCCGAAGCAGAGCAGCTTGCCGCTGAGGCGCGTGCGCAAGCACAAGTTGCACCGGCAGCTGCCCGTGGGTCACCACTTGTTGCAAGCCGCGCAGCGCCAGTTGAGGATCATTGGGCTGACGACAACGGCGATCATGCGCCCGCTCCGCACGCAAAAGGCGGATTGTTGGCGCGCATGCCGGGCCTGATCAAACGTCCGGACGCTATGCCAGAGCCGGAGCTGGTCGAGCCATATCAAGATGCGGTTGTTGACGATGTACCAGACACCGACCGGATCAAGACAAAGATTTCTGACGTTATCAAGAACCGCGTGCGTACAACAAACGCCGTGCATGTGCCCGCAACGGCACCTCTGACACGTGGGCGCGGTCGTGGACCGGACCCGCTCATCCTGAACACAAGCCGCGCCGAGCCGCCGTTGACTGCGCATAGCAGCCCCGCGCCGTTGCCGGCGGAACCACAACTGACTGCGCGCATCACCAATGCGGTCGCCAGTGCTGCGTCGCGCGCTATCCCAACTGCGCCGCCAGCCCCCGACTATGCCGACGCCGGCCCGATGGAGGACCTGACCGAAGATTACACCGCAGACGAAGCGAATATCTTTGTTGAGCAGGAGGCGATGGAAGAGGCCGCTTATGATGAACCGGCCGTTGTCGCACCAGTTGCTGCCGCGCCGCAGATTCCTGTCGCAGAGCCGAAGCGCGTTGTGATGCCGATGATGCGAAAACCCGTTCCACAAAGCAAACAAGCCAAGGCCGAAGCGCAGCCAGCACTGTCTTTTGACGAAACACATGCAGGGTTTGAGCTGCCACCGCTGAGCCTTTTGGAAAGCCCGGACAGCGTATCGCGCCTGCACCTAAGTGACGAGGCGTTGGAAGAGAACGCGCGCATGCTTGAGACGGTCTTGGATGACTACGGCGTTAAAGGCGAAATCGTCGCCGTGCGCCCCGGTCCTGTCGTCACCATGTATGAGCTTGAGCCCGCGCCCGGTCTCAAAGCGTCGCGGGTGATCGGCCTTGCAGACGATATTGCCCGTTCAATGGCGGCTCTTTCCGCGCGTGTATCGACTGTGCCAGGTCGTTCCGTCATCGGGATCGAACTGCCAAACGAGAACCGAGAGAAAGTTGTGCTGCGGGAAATTCTCAGTAGCCGTGATTTCGGCGATGGCAATCAGAACCTGCCGCTTGCGCTGGGCAAGGATATCGGGGGGGAGCCAGTAGTGGCGAACCTTGCCAAGATGCCCCACCTATTGATCGCGGGTACCACCGGTTCGGGTAAGTCCGTGGCGATCAACACCATGATCCTTAGCTTGTTGTACAAGCTGACGCCGCAAGAGTGCCGGATGATCATGATCGATCCCAAAATGCTGGAACTTAGCGTTTATGACGGTATCCCGCACCTGCTGTCGCCGGTTGTGACAGACCCCAAGAAGGCGCTTGTGGCCCTGAAATGGACCGTAGGTGAGATGGAAGACCGCTATCGCAAAATGTCCAAGATGGGCGTGCGGAACATCGAAGGCTACAATGGCCGTGTGAAAGAAGCGCTCGCCAAGGGCGAAATGTTCAGCCGCACGGTTCAGACCGGTTTTGACGAGGATACCGGCGAGCCGATTTTCGAGACAGAAGAAAACACCCCCGTGGCACTGCCCTATATCGTCGTGATCGTGGACGAGATGGCAGACCTGATGATGGTCGCAGGCAAAGAGATCGAAGCCTGTATCCAGCGTCTGGCGCAGATGGCGCGTGCCTCTGGTATCCACCTGATCATGGCGACGCAGCGTCCTTCGGTCGACGTTATCACCGGCACGATCAAGGCGAACTTCCCGACGCGGATTTCGTTTCAGGTTACCAGCAAAATCGACAGCCGCACCATTCTGGGTGAAATGGGCGCCGAGCAGCTGCTGGGCATGGGTGATATGCTGTATATGGCGGGCGGTTCCAAGATCGTGCGCTGCCACGGCCCGTTTGTGAGCGACGAGGAAGTTGAGGAGATCGTGAATCACCTCAAGCAATTCGGTGAACCAGACTATGTATCTGGTGTGGTCGAAGGCCCGCCTGAAGATAAAGAAGCAGATATCGACACGGTGCTTGGCCTAAATACAGGTGGGAACACCGATGGCGAGGATGCGCTTTATGATACGGCTGTTCAGGTGGTGATCAGGGACCGGAAATGTTCCACCTCCTACATTCAGCGTAAGCTTGCTATCGGCTACAACAAAGCCGCCCGACTGGTCGAGCAGATGGAAGATGAAGGTCTTGTCTCTCCGGCGAACCATGTCGGCAAACGTGAAATACTTGTGCCAGAACAGGGCTAA
- a CDS encoding outer membrane lipoprotein carrier protein LolA, whose product MRFLKTITLGAVLALAATGAWADKLPLGSISNYLNGLTTAKGEFTQINGDGTISTGTIYIKRPGRVRFEYNAPDTGLVIAGSNTVVIYDTKSNQPPETYPLSRTPLSIILARNVNLGQAKMVTGHAYDGKATTVTAQDPENPQYGNIQMKFTGPTPELRQWIINDGNGSQTTVILGALTKGGSLPNSLFDTSKGGR is encoded by the coding sequence ATGCGATTTCTGAAGACCATTACGCTGGGCGCGGTTCTAGCCCTTGCTGCAACAGGGGCATGGGCTGACAAGCTGCCGCTGGGCAGTATCAGTAACTATCTCAATGGCCTGACAACCGCCAAAGGCGAGTTCACCCAGATCAATGGTGACGGGACCATCTCAACAGGTACAATCTATATCAAACGTCCGGGTCGCGTACGGTTTGAGTATAACGCACCCGACACGGGCCTTGTGATCGCAGGATCCAATACCGTTGTGATCTACGATACCAAGTCCAACCAGCCGCCAGAAACATACCCTCTGTCGCGCACGCCGCTATCCATCATTCTGGCGCGTAATGTGAACCTTGGGCAGGCCAAGATGGTCACGGGCCATGCCTATGACGGGAAGGCAACCACGGTCACGGCACAAGACCCGGAAAATCCGCAGTATGGAAATATCCAGATGAAGTTTACAGGCCCGACACCGGAACTGCGCCAGTGGATAATCAACGATGGGAACGGCTCTCAGACGACTGTTATCCTAGGTGCCCTGACAAAGGGTGGAAGCCTGCCCAACAGCCTATTCGATACAAGTAAGGGTGGTCGTTAA
- a CDS encoding exodeoxyribonuclease III, producing MSFTLATWNINSVRLREPIVCKLLAEEGPDVLCLQECKSPVDKIPMEAFSALGYTHMIAEGQKGYNGVAILSKLPLEPAGAHDFAQLGHARHVAAKLPNGVTVHNFYVPAGGDVADREVNEKFGQKMDYLTQMRDFFHAEAPKKSILVGDLNIAPREDDVWDHKKLLKVVSHTPVEVEALAQTQDSGRWVDITRQDIPDGLLYSWWSYRAKDWDQADKGRRLDHVWATPDISSAAHGSRVLRSARGWEKPSDHAPVFATFDL from the coding sequence ATGTCTTTCACCCTTGCCACCTGGAACATCAACTCGGTCCGTCTGCGAGAGCCTATCGTTTGCAAGCTATTGGCCGAAGAGGGTCCTGATGTTCTGTGTCTGCAAGAATGTAAAAGCCCGGTCGACAAAATTCCGATGGAGGCGTTCAGCGCACTTGGCTACACCCACATGATTGCCGAAGGGCAAAAGGGGTACAACGGCGTGGCGATCCTATCCAAGCTGCCGCTTGAGCCTGCGGGTGCGCATGACTTTGCCCAGCTGGGTCACGCGCGGCACGTGGCTGCCAAGCTGCCAAATGGTGTAACGGTTCACAACTTTTATGTCCCTGCGGGTGGCGATGTCGCAGACCGCGAGGTGAATGAAAAATTCGGCCAAAAGATGGATTATCTGACGCAGATGCGCGATTTTTTCCACGCAGAAGCGCCAAAGAAATCTATTCTGGTGGGCGATCTGAATATCGCCCCACGTGAAGATGACGTTTGGGACCACAAGAAACTGCTCAAAGTCGTTAGCCACACTCCGGTAGAGGTTGAAGCGCTGGCGCAGACGCAGGATTCTGGGAGGTGGGTTGATATCACACGTCAGGACATCCCCGATGGACTGCTCTATAGCTGGTGGAGCTACCGTGCCAAAGATTGGGATCAGGCGGACAAGGGGCGCAGGTTGGACCACGTCTGGGCAACTCCGGATATCTCATCTGCCGCACACGGAAGCCGCGTTTTGCGTAGTGCAAGAGGCTGGGAAAAGCCGTCCGACCACGCACCCGTTTTTGCAACTTTTGATCTTTAA
- a CDS encoding LON peptidase substrate-binding domain-containing protein has product MIKHTDLPDTIPIFPLGGALLLPRARLPLHIFEPRYLQMIEDALKTSTRLIGMVQPNVVPGREGPGLHTIGCAGRITQFSETEDGRYMVTLAGISRYRVVKEVEGFTPYRRCEVSWEGFDLDLQSEETDAGFKRKTFLDALGRYFDERGLSADWETLKDADDELLINSLSMMLDFEPEDKQALLEAPSLSTRRETLVTLIEYALRGGGDSELMQ; this is encoded by the coding sequence ATGATAAAACACACTGATCTGCCTGACACGATCCCGATCTTCCCGCTGGGCGGAGCATTGCTGTTGCCTCGTGCCCGACTGCCGCTCCATATCTTTGAGCCGCGTTATCTGCAGATGATCGAGGATGCGTTGAAAACGTCCACCCGTCTGATCGGGATGGTCCAGCCAAACGTTGTGCCGGGCCGTGAAGGTCCGGGCCTTCATACGATAGGCTGTGCCGGACGGATCACACAGTTCTCTGAAACAGAGGATGGCCGGTATATGGTAACCCTAGCCGGAATATCCCGCTACCGCGTGGTCAAGGAAGTTGAGGGTTTCACCCCCTATCGCCGCTGCGAAGTTTCTTGGGAGGGGTTTGATCTGGATCTTCAAAGCGAAGAAACAGATGCGGGTTTCAAGCGTAAGACATTTCTCGACGCGTTGGGCCGCTACTTTGACGAACGCGGATTGTCGGCCGATTGGGAAACGCTCAAAGATGCTGACGATGAGCTGCTGATCAATTCACTCTCGATGATGCTTGATTTCGAACCTGAAGATAAGCAGGCTCTGCTCGAAGCTCCCTCTCTCAGTACGCGGCGGGAGACGTTGGTTACCTTGATAGAATATGCCCTGCGCGGGGGCGGAGACAGTGAGTTGATGCAATGA
- a CDS encoding Trm112 family protein → MSDTVVEFDRRMLEALICPRSHETLSYDADRQELVSKSAGLAYPIRNGIPVMLIDEARVLD, encoded by the coding sequence ATGAGCGATACCGTCGTAGAGTTTGATCGCCGGATGCTTGAGGCGTTGATCTGCCCGCGCAGTCACGAAACGCTAAGCTATGACGCAGATCGTCAGGAGCTGGTGTCAAAAAGCGCAGGGTTAGCCTATCCGATCCGGAACGGTATTCCTGTCATGTTAATTGACGAAGCGCGCGTGCTTGACTGA
- a CDS encoding aminotransferase class I/II-fold pyridoxal phosphate-dependent enzyme, with amino-acid sequence MNFPERFSNLPAHAWPRLRALLDVHEGGGPLIQMTIGEPKHAFPAWVTDVIVENAAGFNSYPPNDGSPALRGAIAGWINRRYGVPVDVDTQVMALNGTREGLYNAVIALCPETKNGQKPAILMPNPFYQVYMIGAISGGCDPVMVNATEATGHLPDFQAVDAATLDRTVAVYICSPANPQGSVATRSYWEDLIRLAEKHDFLIFADECYSEIYRDVAPVGALQVAHDMGADLNRVVIFHSLSKRSNLPGLRSGFVASGVDSIREIKLLRNYSGAPLPLPLQAASAAVWDDEAHVIENRALYAEKFEIADRIFGNVAGYTSPEAGFFLWLPVEDDEEAAVKLWRETGVKVLPGGYLAQDVPGAENPGKKYIRVALVAPKEETERGLMAIRDCLYPV; translated from the coding sequence ATGAATTTTCCTGAGCGGTTTTCGAACCTTCCTGCTCATGCGTGGCCCCGTTTGCGTGCTCTCTTAGACGTGCACGAGGGGGGTGGTCCGCTGATCCAGATGACCATAGGCGAGCCGAAACATGCGTTTCCGGCTTGGGTTACAGACGTGATCGTAGAGAACGCTGCGGGATTTAACAGCTATCCGCCTAATGACGGCTCGCCCGCGCTGCGCGGCGCAATTGCTGGATGGATCAACCGCCGCTACGGCGTGCCAGTGGATGTGGACACGCAGGTGATGGCGCTCAACGGCACGCGTGAGGGGCTGTATAATGCAGTGATCGCTTTGTGCCCCGAGACGAAGAACGGCCAGAAGCCGGCAATCTTGATGCCGAACCCCTTCTATCAGGTCTACATGATCGGTGCGATTTCGGGCGGCTGTGATCCGGTTATGGTCAACGCAACCGAAGCCACAGGCCATTTGCCAGATTTTCAGGCTGTGGACGCGGCAACGCTGGATCGTACCGTTGCTGTCTATATCTGTTCGCCAGCCAACCCTCAGGGCTCTGTCGCGACCCGCAGCTATTGGGAAGACCTGATCCGCTTGGCGGAAAAGCATGATTTTCTTATCTTCGCGGATGAATGTTACTCTGAGATTTATCGCGATGTGGCACCGGTGGGCGCGCTTCAGGTCGCACATGATATGGGTGCTGACCTTAACCGCGTGGTTATTTTTCACAGCCTGAGCAAGCGTTCTAATCTGCCGGGTCTGCGGTCAGGCTTTGTGGCATCGGGTGTGGATTCGATCCGTGAGATCAAGCTGTTGCGCAACTATTCTGGCGCACCCTTGCCGCTGCCGCTTCAGGCTGCGTCGGCGGCGGTGTGGGACGACGAAGCGCATGTGATTGAAAATCGCGCGCTTTATGCAGAGAAATTCGAAATCGCCGACCGCATCTTTGGCAACGTTGCCGGGTATACTAGCCCCGAAGCAGGATTTTTCCTGTGGTTGCCCGTTGAGGATGACGAAGAAGCAGCAGTGAAGCTGTGGCGCGAAACAGGGGTGAAAGTGCTACCCGGCGGGTATCTGGCACAGGATGTGCCGGGCGCCGAGAACCCTGGCAAAAAGTATATAAGAGTGGCCCTTGTGGCCCCGAAAGAAGAGACAGAGCGCGGCCTTATGGCCATCCGTGACTGTCTTTATCCGGTATAA
- a CDS encoding amidase, with product MQDWLGMTAADLGRGIAAGEIDPLTLCDTYLKAIEEHPLRDRIYARVTADRARSEAAAASARARSGRRLSPLDGVPISWKDLFDSAGVGTEAGSKLLEGRVPERDALVLQNATAAGLVCLGKVHMSELAFSGLGYNPSTATPPCVNDPDAVPGGSSSGSAASVAFGLAAASIGSDTGGSVRIPAAWNDLVGLKTTHGRLSLEGVVPLALKFDTIGPLCRSVEDAALLTAAMEGSKSPDLRGASLKGRRFAILDTVMMDGLRDAPKKAFVNAVAKLEAAGAVIDRIEVPAAQQALDISGPLITSEAYGLWMDVIEAAPERMFAEILRRFRLGRGFSGPEYVSAWAKLDAARLAYDHATAGYDAILAPSSAVLPPNLERLNADPDYYASENLMALRNTRIGNLLGLCSLTLPTGTPSCGLMLLAAPDQDNALLRLGAAAEMALR from the coding sequence ATGCAAGACTGGCTCGGTATGACCGCCGCTGACCTTGGACGTGGCATCGCGGCAGGCGAAATTGATCCACTCACGCTGTGCGATACCTATCTGAAGGCGATTGAGGAACATCCTCTTCGCGACAGAATTTACGCACGTGTTACGGCGGATCGCGCACGCTCCGAAGCGGCGGCAGCGTCGGCGCGCGCGCGATCCGGGCGGCGTCTCTCACCGCTTGATGGTGTGCCGATCAGCTGGAAAGATCTTTTTGACAGTGCGGGTGTCGGGACGGAGGCTGGCTCCAAGCTTTTGGAGGGACGGGTCCCGGAACGTGACGCGCTGGTGCTACAGAATGCGACCGCCGCCGGGCTCGTCTGCCTTGGTAAGGTCCACATGAGCGAGCTCGCTTTCTCTGGTCTGGGGTACAATCCTTCGACCGCCACACCGCCTTGCGTGAATGATCCTGACGCGGTGCCAGGCGGATCGTCCTCCGGCTCTGCCGCTTCGGTCGCTTTCGGTTTAGCCGCAGCAAGCATAGGCTCTGATACGGGTGGCTCTGTGCGTATTCCTGCAGCTTGGAACGATCTGGTTGGTCTTAAGACCACGCACGGTCGGCTTAGCCTTGAAGGTGTTGTGCCGCTAGCGCTGAAATTCGACACTATCGGCCCGCTGTGTCGTTCTGTTGAGGATGCAGCCCTGCTTACCGCCGCCATGGAGGGCAGCAAATCGCCTGATTTGCGGGGCGCATCCCTGAAGGGGCGGCGTTTCGCTATTCTGGACACGGTGATGATGGATGGATTGCGCGATGCGCCAAAGAAAGCATTTGTAAACGCGGTCGCAAAACTGGAAGCAGCAGGTGCGGTGATTGATAGGATCGAAGTCCCAGCCGCCCAACAGGCGCTGGATATTTCCGGCCCTCTTATTACGTCCGAGGCCTACGGCCTATGGATGGACGTGATCGAAGCAGCGCCCGAGAGAATGTTTGCAGAAATCCTGCGGCGTTTCCGGCTTGGTCGCGGTTTTTCCGGTCCTGAATATGTATCGGCATGGGCGAAGCTTGACGCCGCGCGTTTGGCCTATGATCACGCCACGGCTGGGTATGACGCGATACTCGCGCCTTCATCGGCGGTGTTGCCGCCCAATCTGGAGCGGTTGAACGCGGATCCTGATTATTATGCGTCTGAAAACCTCATGGCGCTACGCAATACGCGCATCGGTAATTTGTTGGGTCTATGCAGCCTCACGCTGCCTACAGGCACGCCAAGCTGTGGTTTGATGTTGCTTGCCGCTCCTGATCAGGACAATGCCTTGCTGCGATTGGGTGCCGCTGCGGAAATGGCTCTGAGATAA
- a CDS encoding co-chaperone YbbN — translation MMDINLTAAAPAADLIKDGTEATFMADVVEASQTTPIIVDFWAPWCGPCKTLGPQLEAAVTAAKGAVKMVKINVDEAQAIAGQLQIQSIPTVYAFWKGQPVDGFQGAVPQSEIIAFVDRVIKSAGGESPTDTLNDAVEAAEEMLGEGQADDAAQTFAAILGEDPLHAGAYGGLVRAHIALGDLDQAEGLLNGAPIEISKAPELEAAHAQLELARQAADAGPVAELTAAVEADEANLQARFDLAQALYANGDAEGAVNQLLELFKRDREWNDSAAKTQLFTIFDALKANDPVVLNGRRKLSSMIFA, via the coding sequence ATGATGGATATTAACCTGACCGCAGCCGCCCCCGCCGCCGACCTGATCAAGGATGGTACAGAAGCCACGTTTATGGCGGATGTAGTTGAGGCATCTCAAACCACGCCGATTATTGTCGATTTCTGGGCGCCTTGGTGCGGCCCCTGCAAAACACTTGGCCCCCAGTTGGAGGCGGCTGTGACCGCGGCCAAGGGTGCTGTGAAGATGGTAAAAATCAACGTGGATGAGGCGCAGGCGATTGCGGGCCAGTTGCAAATCCAGTCGATCCCGACAGTTTATGCATTCTGGAAAGGACAACCTGTTGACGGTTTTCAGGGTGCTGTTCCGCAGTCGGAAATCATCGCTTTTGTGGATCGTGTAATCAAATCTGCTGGCGGTGAGTCGCCGACAGATACGCTCAATGACGCCGTAGAGGCTGCCGAAGAAATGCTGGGCGAAGGTCAGGCAGACGACGCGGCACAAACATTTGCGGCGATTTTGGGAGAAGATCCTCTTCATGCAGGCGCTTATGGTGGGCTTGTTCGCGCCCACATTGCATTGGGTGATCTGGATCAGGCCGAAGGCTTGCTGAATGGCGCGCCCATCGAAATCTCCAAAGCGCCAGAATTGGAAGCAGCACACGCACAGCTGGAGCTGGCGCGACAGGCTGCGGACGCAGGCCCCGTAGCCGAGCTGACTGCTGCTGTAGAGGCTGATGAAGCGAACCTTCAGGCGAGATTTGATCTTGCTCAGGCGCTGTATGCGAATGGCGATGCAGAGGGCGCGGTGAACCAGCTTCTGGAATTGTTCAAACGCGATCGCGAATGGAATGACAGTGCTGCCAAAACCCAGCTTTTCACAATCTTCGACGCGCTAAAAGCCAATGATCCCGTAGTCTTGAACGGTCGCCGCAAATTGAGTTCGATGATATTTGCCTGA
- a CDS encoding lytic transglycosylase, with translation MKNPLRAMIIVLLLASCGGSSSNPPRDLDNACTILKQRPEYHRAFKAVERKWGVPIHVQMATIHQESKFVGDARTPFRYVLGVIPMGRQSSAYGYSQALDATWDEYLTAERRMGAKRNRIKDATDFMGWYMNITRQRNGIPLYDARNQYLAYHEGHTGYSRASYNSKPWLVGVAGKVEARSLMYRDQIAGCRLR, from the coding sequence ATGAAAAACCCCCTTCGCGCTATGATAATCGTGCTGCTGCTGGCAAGCTGTGGCGGCTCGTCCAGTAATCCGCCACGGGATCTGGACAACGCGTGCACGATTCTCAAACAGCGCCCCGAATATCACCGAGCGTTCAAAGCAGTTGAGCGTAAATGGGGCGTTCCCATCCACGTTCAGATGGCCACGATCCATCAGGAAAGCAAATTTGTCGGCGATGCCCGTACACCGTTCCGCTATGTTCTGGGTGTGATCCCGATGGGGCGCCAATCCAGCGCATACGGGTACAGTCAAGCGCTCGACGCTACTTGGGATGAATACCTGACCGCAGAGCGGCGCATGGGTGCCAAGCGCAACAGAATCAAAGACGCTACCGATTTCATGGGCTGGTATATGAACATCACCCGTCAGCGGAACGGCATCCCCCTATATGATGCCCGCAACCAGTATCTGGCCTACCATGAAGGCCACACTGGCTACAGTCGCGCCAGCTATAATAGTAAGCCGTGGCTTGTGGGCGTTGCTGGCAAGGTCGAAGCCCGGTCGCTGATGTATCGTGATCAGATTGCGGGATGCAGGCTCCGCTAA